The Neodiprion pinetum isolate iyNeoPine1 chromosome 5, iyNeoPine1.2, whole genome shotgun sequence genome segment CTCTAGatttaattttgtaatatctgttataaaaaaaaaagaaatgcggCCCGGCACGGAACGATaatgacgaagaagaaaaagaacaatattttcaccataTTTGATGTTCAATAACTGGAATTGTTCGAAAATTACAGGAAACGTTCTTTCTCCCTGGGAAGTCAGGGTGTGCAAGTTTCGTCGAAAACTGGTTACAATTAGTGGTTTACAAGATATGATGCATTAATTATATATGTGAAGTATAGCGGCTAGTTTGGCTGGGCAAATGATTCTTGGTAGCTTTGATGATATTGGCCTACGGATAATTGACGATGATTCAATGCCGCGAATCTTGGTTAAATAGAAATTAATCCTggtctcacaatcagtcgaCACCAGTATTGACCATAggagtttcaaaaatataaggAACTAGTCATTGACCTCTGCAATTTTATTCCAGATAAtacgagagaagaaaaaagaaattcaccAGCGTACGAGACAGAGGGAATCAGCCGACAATGAACAAGTTGCAGGTAAACAACTGACAGTTTCATTATGGACGTGAAGTACTATAAGAATTAACGGTACTGGTTGTGACATCATTTGTATTCGAAGAAAAACATCCGAAAACAGTCTCACAGTCATAGTCAGACATAGAATCGAAAAGCCTAAACATCATTCCTGAGACAATGACAGATGAATGATTTTAGGTTACTGCACGTGATTTACTTTACGCAAGTGTAACGACTGCCATCTTCATATATATCGTTCGCATTTATATTACAGATAGCTCGTCGACACACTTTGAGACATTGATAGATGGTCTTCTGAAACTATCCAACGACAATAAGATCCTGACAGATAAAGCGGTCCGGGAACAAGTCGATACAATGATGACGGCTGTGAGTGTTGCGTTTGATACATACTGGATATTATTCAAAGGTGGTGgcttttaaaaatgattactATAGTCAATTTTACTACAAACTGGAAAGAAACAACGTAAGCGTACCATTTTTACTATGACAAAATGAGCGAAGGCTAACGCAATTATATGATGATTAGtcgtttcgaatttttctttttcagggCAGTGACACATCTGCAATAACAGCATCCTTTTTGATGATGATGCTAGCTTCTCACCCAGATGTTCAGGTGTGTCTAATATACTAATTGCCTTGACTTTGTAGTCGAAATATTGCGTATACAGGCATTTCATGCTTTGTATCTTTAATGCTGTGCGAAGTCATCCCATTATTCGCATTTAAATATCGTCGTATGTAGGAAAAAGTATACCAGGAATTGACTGGCATATTTGGAGGAGATTCAGCATACGATGACAGTGGAGAGTTACAGATCACGCCTGAAGCCTTGTCAAGCATGATATACATGGAAAGAGTGATCAAAGAAACTATGCGCCTCTTCCCAGTTGCACCTATAATCTTCCGGAAGCTGACCGACGATTTGGATTTAGGTTTGCAAGCTTTCGTTCATTCATTGTTCATTCATCTCCTAccgtattttcaaaaaaccgGGTTTCAAAGTTAAAGCCGTACCTAATATGTATTGCAACGAGGTGTACGCGGAGTTACTTCATAAATGAACACTGATTTTTCAGATCAGTATACTCTGCTGAAAGGAAGTACGGTCGCTCTCAACATTATAGGAGTCCACAGAAGTGAAAAGTATTGGACAGATCCGTTAACATTCGACCCGGACAGATTCTTACCTGAAAGATTCGCGAACCAACGACCATTCTCCTACTTACCGTTCAGTGGCGGTGCAAGAAATTGTATCGGTAAGGGAAACACCAGTTTTGACAATAGTTAAATATCATTATACTGATGATTAATTGGGATTGGTTGAGTTATTCATGTAGCTTTATGGAGTATGTTTCAAGATTGACAAACGCTTTGAacgaaataatcaattgacTGATTAAATCAGAATAGTTCTGCTGTCTTGTGGATAGAATTGTAGTTTGCCGATGAAAATGGCTGAATGAGAGTTGACGAGTTGGCTTCAATTTCAGGATCGAAGTACGCTATGATGTTCTTAAAGACAATTGCAGCAACGATTCTTTGGAAATACGTTATAAGACAGGATAACGTAATACCAGACAAAGATGTACGGATAAAGATAGAATTTCTGTTAAGACCCGTGATTCCTATCTCAGTAAGGATCGAGAGGCGCACACGGAAGCATGATTTTGCTTAAGGCAACATTAATCATACATGTTTCAGAATCGAGGTATACGAACTTCGTTAGTTTGTTACCGAGGAAAAATATCGTTACGCATATGGTTTCGGAAAAGAATTATTTCGAGTTGCGGGAGAAGTTTACCACTTTTAATGTTAATTATTATGAGTATATTTTGTGATTTTCATCCGAAATAAAAAGGATTGCAGTAAGAACATTCGCATGTTGATGATCAATCATACTATCCTCATGAAAATCGTCAATCATGCCAAAAGTGTGTCAATATTCGTGTCAACTGATATCAGACACTGTATTTTTGTAGAagctatacatataactaATTGCAGTAATTCCATATTGTCATAAATCGCCATTAATACTTTGATTCGTGATATTCTTGAGCATGAACATTTGAATAGTTACGATTTAGAGTAGAGGTGATCAGAAACGACTTACTCTCATCGCAGGGAACAATTACCATCCACTGTAGAACATCACTCATACCTGAGTAACATGTAGATTACATTCTACTTTCACTCAGGCACATCTCGAGACttgtatttaaaaatgattccaaAGTTCTGGAATggtgatttttcttcaatttttgtgtCGCTACTGCATTAATTGGTTCGTTCAGTTTTCAATCATGACAATCTTGGAAAATCTTTCTACAGTAGAGATCACGGACTTATGCGGGGATGCGGCGAAAGAAGGAAAGGGAATCAGAGCTGTCAGCCATCATGATGAGCTAAATAGATATACGTATAGCACGGACCACGGACGCACACGGATGTATACGCACGTGCAGTTGTTTATCATTGTATACGTTAGGTCAGAAGGTAGCCGATCACGGACTGAGAATTCAGAATAATACAACATGCCTTATTGTGCAGCCCCTAATTGCAAAAACAGATCTTTTTCATAATCACAAAAACAATGTGAGGTCGAAGTAGAGAATAAGGCTACATTTCACCTGTAAGTATAAGTAACGCTTCTGGAACTGTAAATAATGCGAATACTGTGATAACAAGTGATGTATTTGTATCTATATTCATTCAGGtttggttttttctttgtatacatttatactGAGTATTATTCTGGTTCTATGTACAGGTGCTTTGTACCTCTATAGAATGTACGCCGGAATTAaaattggatttaaaaaaaatgtgcttGCCTGCACAGTTTCTTATACAAAAAGAATTGAAGCTGAGTTCGTACATACTTACACAGTCCGAGGAAATGGTTTATGGCAATGATCTGTTCGAAAAAGTAATACTGCCTACAGTGAATCGTTTAAGCGTGGCGCCCGAAAACTTAGCTCATCAATATGGCCGATGTGCTATCACATGTACTCTCCCCAAGGCGCATACCCCTCGCCGTCAAGTCTAGCTTACGCTCCGTCCATAAGTCCGTGCTAGAGACGCTAGAGTTGCTGATGTCAGGTTTTTTAAGAAGGGGAATGCTGTAATCGCGTGATACAACTAACAAGAGGAATAGATAGACAATAACAAACGGACCCCATGAACCTCATGGAACTTGACAGCAAGGTCCCTAGATATACCCTGACAGTAATGTCACTAGCGTTACCCTGGTAGACATTGTGAGAAAACGATCCTGCTCCTTTTTTCTGGCCGCAAATGAAGTCAAAAAGCTTAGATCGATCGTTCTTATATCTAGGCTCTGTTAGCGATAGCTTAGGTGATGTAGGGATCCGTTGACTCGAGTGGTCGCAAAATTTGAGGCTTGCGAACGAATGAAGTTCGTAGTTAGCGAATCCCTAGATTCCCTAAATTCCCTAGAATCCCTTATTCGCTAACCAGTCGCTAACCTATATGGTCACGTCATTTCGGTTGCTTATTCCGGGGGCGatcactgatatatatatacactggattGGATATTACCGTATACTCTACGTGTAAGCTCGTGTGTCCAATTGAACACTTGAATTTCCGCCATCTTGTACAGAAAGTTGTCACAGAATGCGCGCTAGATTTGAACTGCGTAAAATATGCTATTTAAATCTAACGATATATTCGTcacacaaaaaagtttttgacgagtaaaataatgtttgatacattaaatgaagaacaaatcattttttcgaaggtatattattatttacaattatatgaTGTAAAAGatcattaaataatatgacgaaaaacttgtatttaagcgtgatttttctttatgttcAAAAGAAGTCCTCAATTCTAAGAAGTTTCCGTCCATTATCCTTTATCCTATGGTGGGCTGAATTTCATACGgattattcgaaaatttgtataacacTAATTCAACCGTTAGGGAATCCATTTACCATCCATTGATCATCAAAGTGGAGCTTAAGacatgtaaaaaaagttttgaattaaacTATATCGAATTGGGTGagtaaaaactttattcaaaaatatggagaaTAAAACATTCCTTGCAAACGTTAAGGAATTTTTATAGAGTTGCGTGCGATAAACCACAACAATATAATTAGTAGTATCAATCCACAATCCATTcacatgaagaaaaagttacaagcacaatgaaaagaaaataaaaaagatgtacATATCTGAGCATGCAAATCAGGTACAAATGTGTAGGTGCTCATGTAATTTGGTTACATTCACTGTGGTGGGCCGATCGGATTCATCCTGAAATTCGGTCTGCTGCAAGTTTTCACCTACAGATAAGTTACTAATAAATAACGACAATGGAAATACACAGAAATGTGTCACACACGATTTTTCTGTAACAGAGCACTTTATAATCTGTAGGTAATTAACCGCTTCGACGACATTGACGCAATTGTGCATCACATCAACGTGTCTTTATGCACACTGAGTTTTCTCTGACCTAAAAGGGATTAATAGTTTCAGATCTTACCAAATAACGTTGGGATACTGCCTTTTCGTaaagttatataatttttacttttcttctgaAAGCAAGAGAGTTCAAAGTGGTCGGAACACAGAAAGCTATCACTTGATGGAGACCACGGACCAATGTTTATATTTGCGATCCACTGCTTCATAATATCAGGTTCATCCAATGGGAACCTACATAACAAGcaaagtttaaatttattaattcacaCGTTATGTTGCATTGAGTAACGGTACTTACTTGAAGAATGAATAGCCACGTCCATATTCCCTTAATCGGTGACAAGATGAACACTCTGATTTTGGGTTGTCAAATATAGTTGGTACACTGTtctttttcaatgtaattaGGAATCCTGTCCTATCAAAGCAGTCATTTGTAAAATGAGCCGAACACAATGTGCTATTTCGGTTTGGCTTCCAGTCCTTCCTCCTCATTTCTTTTAACCACTGCTGAAGGTGCAACACATCTTTCACGGGAAATCTACAtatcgaattataatttaatcccTGAGTCAATAATacccgagttttcaatttcaattataataagatcggttcataattcaaatattgtgaatttttactgacACGATTCGTACGTTATAATActcgttaaatataattagtaaatACTTCGTATGCTGACATAACCTCTGCAAGTTATCATTTGCAGAACGCTTCAGCGTTGTATACTCACTTGTGAAATGATCGCCCACAATATTTTGATTGctttgttttgcaaaaaacgCAGGTACTCATTGTTACCTCAATAATTGTTACTGTAATTTTCCAACACAAtcgattatatacacatacatatatcacgtatatatttgtatatatctGAAGTGACAAGAATCTGTACAAAATGGCTACCGTTCAATTGGCGTGACGGCACCACGCTTAAATCCaatccagtgtatatatatatcagtgggGGCGATAGACACCGTGATGACGTATGAATATATTAGCGGTCGGACAAGATGTCCAACCAACTTGACAACAATAACAGTTAGTAAGTAAGTCGCTTCCGTAAAATCAATACCGACGCTAGTCCGTCTGGTTCAGGATTCAGTCGTAAATGAAATGGATTCACAGCGTGTCTCGACACTGTAATTTCTTACTTATTTACACGTGAGTCATTTTTGACCTTCAAGCCGGTCGATGAAAAGGTTTTATGACCTAACAAAGGAGctgtataattttgaaattatcccgagcaattcattttatttcacgacAGTGCTATCATAAACTTTCACGGCAATCCAAAGTCAATTAGAAATACACCAtgcgaattttaaaaatattatatatagttCAGAAGtgtttcgaatatttttaatcgttctaaaatttatgttcaTCAGGTTaccaacaatttttaaatctttccGAGATTACAATTCATTTGAAAAGGTTTGGAACTTGGGTCGAATATTTCAACATACAACGGATCTTAACAATTTATAATGCTATGTCTGAACCCCAACGAGATTTTCTAATTATCTCTCACACCCAGTGAGACAAAAATGTTTGGTAACGATTTTGTGAAAGTTAAGAaaattgtttacttttttccaaatcaataCCTTTCGAATAAgtatttcaaaaatcgaaGACTTGATGATATTCTTTTACATCGCTGCCCCTTATTGTGTTTCGGCTGCAACCAGCATCAATAATGATCCTTCACAGTTCGAGCGTATTCTGTAAGATGGCGTTAAcataatgaatatttaaaactaattttaaggTTATTTTAAATGATGCTTCTTCgatcgaattgaattttttaaatttcgcgaAAGAACTGTTAACTAGTTaccttgaaaataaatacattttgaaCTTTCGAGTCAAATAAGAAACAGATTTCTTAAAAAAAGTTCTAAAAATGTCGGTCTGTTCAAAATTCTCGTTCTTCCTATGTTTATCATGGTTATTCGGTATACTAGCTTTCAAAATACTAGCAAAATAGCTAATTTGCTCAACATTGTGATTCAAAAGGATGATCCGAATTTGATTCACTCGTAGATAAGCTTTTCTAGAATTCGTGAGACTTTGAAAACACCTTCGCAGTATCGTTCAAACCATTCGATAAACCATTGAACAAATTAcgagattaaaaaatatagtttccACAACATTTCGCACAACATGCTTTTATATTCAGAGATTATTCTTTGACGATCAAAATTATGTGAACTTTTTATCAAGTTTGTAACGAGATAGTTGGACGTGgaatatttattgaattataataCTTAAAAGCTTCGAAAATCTCTATAAGAATACAAACACTGAAAATACTAGAATTATAAACAAAGGCTAGCTGATACAGAATCTCCGTTTGAAATcgcttcaaaatttttaaaaatctggtAAATTGGTTCAAGTTTACTCTGCGacggctcattttattcacaaaACTATTTTCGATGAATCATGGGAACACTTTATGTTTTCAATGTATTGCATCCTTCGATACATGTACAATTCAACAGCATTGTATCGCTATTAATCACGATTAACAAATGGCAAGAGTAAATTGATCactggaaaaaaagaaaatccgtTTTACCGACCTTGTAAATAATAGTGTTTTGAATGCAACGAGCCATCGTTGACTGAAATGGAACAAATCCACTAGATTTTCAAGCACCTTCAACCAATTTGTAATGGAGCATCAACGTATAAGCtttcgtttgaaattcgagtattttcaatttttttacttttcaagaGATTTTCGTAGCTTACGAacatgaaaatttaacaaacatTCAACGTATAAGACTATCTCTTGACAAAGCCGTGAAAAAGTACTGATTTTTCACTATAACCTGCCTCAtgaaaagagaataaaaaaaaaaacttgtccaGCTCATCGTCGTCAGTGCAAATAAGATGCCGGTTGTCATTGATTATTGTTTGGCTACAACGGTCGCAAACATGGAagcatataaatatgtatattttttacgttCTCCCCCTCGTCTTTCGAAGTAGGGGGAAATCCCCTCGCCCATTATGGAGTGCAATGTGCAGTTTTTCCGACCCCACAGCTCCGCCAGCCGACTCACCACGATCGGTTTGATTGGCCCTCGATTCACTCGCACTCCACCCACAGTTTCGGTTTCCCCGTTTTCTGCGGAGGAAAGAAAACACGAACCCGGGTCGATATGTTCAGCTGGTTGAAAAACGTCGGAAATTTCCAAAccacggggaaaaaaaatagttcgAAAAGCTGCTCGTTTCACAACGACTGAGACGAACTGCGAAAAGGATACCGTATGTTCGTATTTTTGcgtatattgtaaaaaaaaaacaaattggtTTTATGAGCGTTAGGAATTAATGAGACTAAGAGACCTGATGAGACTAACCGCCTGAgaaatctttttcaattttatttgtgTCAACAATGAAGAACATATATGAAACAGTATTCCCACttgtaataaatatgaatGTTAATCGATTTGAATTTAACACAAGCTAACGCAAGAAGGACGttaacaatttgaaaaacctTGTGTAGttaaaacgttgaaaattattaaattctaGTGTTTTCGATCCGATTCTAACGTTTTTGGGCTCACTTTGCTCGCCAATTAGATCCCCGTAAATTTTCCGAAGAATATTCAAGAAGTCAAATACATTTCTTACAGCAAATTGTTTTGTGATGCCGGATCAATTAATAGCTTATAAAAATTCCAACGTGAACCCAAAAgcgtgtaaaagaaaaaataaaattagtgTCTAAAGAAGTTGTGCAGATGCTATCTGGTAAGAActgaaaaacacaaaaatggAGTAAAAACTCTGAATTTCGAATGCTTTAATAGAAACTATgattaccaaaaatttttagcagCTCGTATTTCAGATTTTGGAACTAACGTCCTATTAatcaaaaattcttcaaaacaCCCGTGAAATATTATCATGCTAAATAAATTGCGAggagtaataataaataaattctaagAGAAATGCGATAACCACTGATTACCAAAATTCGACCCGACTCTTTAGAGTTTCCGAAAATTACCCGCCAAGAAAATTCGCACCGGATTGACtttgaatgtgaaaaatgGTTTTAAACTGGTCGAGGAAGAGAAAACTGGCCGAAACGTTACCGCCTTATTTTTCGCACCGTATTGTAAATTGCACAAAATTAGTCTGTACCTAAAATATGCAAATGAAAAGGGGGTTAGCATCGTCCGACCTGCAAACAGGGCGGGTTACCTGCGGCCAGTCCCTAACGCCATAAAACTGACAGTCTTGTCACTAgctaaaatatattattccaGCTTGTGCCGATTTACCAATGTAACAGCTGCACTGGTTGAGGTGAGAAGGATTTCGGGTGTAAATTTACAATGCAGGTTGTACGGTACTTTATCTTCAACTCTTCGTTGTAAACACGGGTTGAACTTTTCACAATTTCAAGACAGTTTTAAACCAGCTTAACATtttacgaattgaaaaccCGTTACTTTTATCCTGTTATGCGTAcctaattttttccccttatTCTCTctaccctctctctctcttttttttcagctcTGTAACGGTACATGATATATCCACCGTAACCGAAGTTACGGGGTTTGACGTAGGTAcgggttaaattttttttctcgcaagagaaactcatatttttaccattcatttttctttcgcacgttttttgcaagtttttataaattcttcaaaaaccgtttacctttcatttcaattatcttgcaaaagtataaattttcattgaacaaTAATTTTAAGGGAGTTCGTTACGAAGTGAAAAACCATTTGTAAAGAgaaaattccaattttcttCACGTAATTCCTTGGATAGTACGTCTTacttgttaaaaatttatttgtacgtCATCAAGAGACTCGTAGACGGGAAGAAACAggtaaagaaaatttatatcttcaccTGAACTGTccacattaaaaataaatgtataaatagaTCAGGAATTAAAGAAAAGGTGTAGAAAATcggagaagaaaataaagctccgttcaaatttcaccgaaatttAGTTCAACGACCGGTGAAAATCGCAGCGGGTAAAGATTGCACAAATAATTCTctggataaaataataaattgacaCTGTGTTATTGTAATGTTTGAACGATGGTGCTAGAAATACTAGTCCTTTGTGACGTGGGATTAACCGGGTTTTATGGTTAAATAATCCCCCGAGGATGACAGGTACATTGTTCTCGACTAGCTGTTCTTTCCCCGGATTACTTGGCACTGCAAATTGTCTTGACAGCCAGCTGTGGTAAATTACGAGCCACCCTTTAAAATGCAGCTTGTTATTTCTATGTCGGTTCAAAAAttccacaaatttttgaattctgtTTACGTAGGCTGTGCGTGACCATCCGTGCCATGATGTTTATGATAGGACGCTTCAGTTATTCCCAATTTTTGCACGTACGtgttcaataaattttcaacttaaGGAGGTTGGCTTGTCAAAAATcggtaatttttattaatttcatcacGAGACAATCGTACGTTGTGCacttgtttaattttcattttcgtaaaCTGTCGAAATTTCtgtggaaatagaaaaataggAAGTAACGAAATTATAAACAGAAGCTTAGATGACGAGAACTTTGAATCAGATGGcttcaaaattgttaaaaatatggTAGATTCGATTGATTTCACTCCTCCTTTCTATTGCTTCGTGATTTCACTCGACAATGGCTCCTTTTGTTCAGTAGAATATTTTCTAAGAATTCCCTGAAACATTCTTCTTTTACCACGTTGGCATTGGTTAATATTTGATCCTACAACATCCACCGGTATTGATCGCGATCCTCGACGGGCAATGTTGAATtgattatatgaaaaaaagtaaatccCTACCAGTAATCTgatgaaaaaacatttttcaaacacatAGGTTAGTTTTTTTACTATGCTAATTATAATCAATTGATTTCAATAAAGCCTTGGTatcgaaaaacatttttatcccagaattatttttttcacgaatttatTGCCGGCGGACTAAAAAATGCGTCCAGCCGAAAATTATACCACACTTTTTTCACAACTTGAACTATGTTTAGTACAATTTTCAAGCGAATCGAGTAGATCGTAACGAAATTCCTTCAATCACGGTTTGCGGGGAGCCAAGAATTATTTGGGATTGAAAACTACGGAAAACTGTTCACAAAATCGTGAGGAATGAGAATTCTGGCCGAAAACCGGAccgaatttgaatttcacgaATGTACAAAACACAACGAACAGAACAAGTGAACGTAaaattgtgtgaaaatttgagtaattttatatacatgtaatattaCACAATTATCTCGTTTCTtcaccaaa includes the following:
- the LOC124219341 gene encoding uncharacterized protein isoform X2, with product MSTCVFCKTKQSKYCGRSFHKFPVKDVLHLQQWLKEMRRKDWKPNRNSTLCSAHFTNDCFDRTGFLITLKKNSVPTIFDNPKSECSSCHRLREYGRGYSFFKFPLDEPDIMKQWIANINIGPWSPSSDSFLCSDHFELSCFQKKSKNYITLRKGSIPTLFAPL
- the LOC124219341 gene encoding uncharacterized protein isoform X1 — protein: MSTCVFCKTKQSKYCGRSFHKFPVKDVLHLQQWLKEMRRKDWKPNRNSTLCSAHFTNDCFDRTGFLITLKKNSVPTIFDNPKSECSSCHRLREYGRGYSFFKFPLDEPDIMKQWIANINIGPWSPSSDSFLCSDHFELSCFQKKSKNYITLRKGSIPTLFGENLQQTEFQDESDRPTTVNVTKLHEHLHICT
- the LOC124219339 gene encoding cytochrome P450 4C1-like, whose translation is MDPLTAAICVVACFIFYNIINVAIQLLLIGPLSDYAPKSEGPRTLPFIGVAYLTLGGTEVTLKRILEVGKAYPPCFKTSIGNISIFVTVIPEQLKVLILSSKTTEKNEFYDFGRPWLGDGLITASGSVWNVHRKLIQPSFNHMILKSYVNTFAAQSSIMAKKLERHLDGPEFQIHKYLSLCTLDVICETAMGIKLEAQTSESCDFGEVVENVISGLVKRITSPWLYLDFIFYRTQLGKEQQKNIKFLHEFSDNIIREKKKEIHQRTRQRESADNEQVADSSSTHFETLIDGLLKLSNDNKILTDKAVREQVDTMMTAGSDTSAITASFLMMMLASHPDVQEKVYQELTGIFGGDSAYDDSGELQITPEALSSMIYMERVIKETMRLFPVAPIIFRKLTDDLDLDQYTLLKGSTVALNIIGVHRSEKYWTDPLTFDPDRFLPERFANQRPFSYLPFSGGARNCIGSKYAMMFLKTIAATILWKYVIRQDNVIPDKDVRIKIEFLLRPVIPISVRIERRTRKHDFA